The genomic segment CACGgacttgactttttcttgattcaCCTCGATCTGTCACTATGAATCCCAAGAATTTGCCACTCTTGACACCAAAAATGCATTTGGCAGGGTTAAGCTTGATCCCGTAATGCATTAGAGTGGACAAAGGTTTCTTCCAGATCAATGATGAAATTCGCAACCTCCTTGGACTTGCCcagaatatcatccacataaacTTCCATATTTCGTCCCAGCTGCTTCTTAAAGACTTTGTTCATTAGACGCTGGTAAGTAGTccctgcattcttcaacccgaaaggcattacaatataacaaaatgtacctcccgaaggtgatgaagctggctttaTCTTGGTCACTCTTGGCCAGgggaatttgatgatatcccTGGTATGCATCCACGAAGCTCAATAGTTCAAAACCTGAGGTGGAGTCCACCAGCTGGTCAATCCTGGGCAAGGGGTAATGGTCTTTAGGGCAAGCCTTGTTGAGATCGCGGAAATCTACACACATTCGCCATTTCCCGGTGGATTTAGGTACCAGCACCACATTCGAAAGCCATGTGGGGAATTGAATTTCTCGAATGTGGCCGGCCTTCAGCAGCTCCTTCACTTGCTCATCAATAACTATGTCCTTTTTAGGACCAAAGTGTCTCTTTTTCTGCTTCACCGGGTGAGATCCCGGGAGAATGTTCAGTTGGTGCTCCGATATCAGGGGAGAAATCCCTGTCAACTCCTGCTGGGACCAGGCAAATACATTAATATTAGCTTTTAAACAGTTAATCAAACTAACCCGGGTGGATGTATTGAGGTCCCGAGCCACCCGGATTTGCTGGCCTGGTCCGATTTCTATCATCTCCTGCTCCTCATCTGCTACAAAATGTACTTCCCCTTTCTCCACCACTCTTCCTCCAACTTCATCCATCCTTGCCTTCTTCCCTTCTCTCTTGGTTTTGCTCTGATCAACCCGGATTGCCTCCACATAACATTTTCGGGAAGAAGGTTGATCTCCCCTAACTTCTCATACCCGGGCTCCCACAggaaactttatcttttgaTGGTAAGTGGATGCCACAGCCCTTAATTCATTCATAGCCGGCCTCCCCAAAATGATATTGTATGAAGATGGGGAGTCCACTACAGTGAAAGAGGTCATCACTGTCTTCTTGAGATCCTGAGAGCCTAGGGTTAGTGGTAGGACAATCTCCCCTTCCGGGTAGACCACGTGGCCAGCAAAGCCAAAGAGGGCAGTTTTCACAGCTTCCAAGTGAAAAccctgcaaatccatctgcGAAAAGGCATCTTTAAAAATCACATTTACAGAACTGCCTGAATCAACAAAGACCCTCAAAATGTCATAATTTTCCACACGGGCTTGGATAACCAGGGCATCATTGTGGGGCAGATTCACCCCTATCAAATCTTCTGGGCCAAAACTGATGACCGTCTCGTTCCTCCTTGCTCCCTCTACCTCCATACATTCCCTCCTACTTCTCGACTTTCTCGCCCGGttggagtctccatcagtagagcctcctgatatcattttaatcaaCCCCGTCGCAGGGGGCGAATTATTTTTCCTCTCGGGCTCAGGCTCCCTTCTTCTCCCGGGTTCACTCCTCGGATTATTCCTCATACCTCCCCCTCGGGCACTGGATCCTGGTTGCCGAGATGTCCAAGGTGGCAATCTAGGCCTCTGGTTATTGTGACTGGGTCCCGGGATGGACGGTAAGGCATAATTTCCCTTCAATGTTTTGCAATCTTCGGTGTTATGATAACACACTTTGTGGAAAGTGCAAAATCCTCTTTTCTCTGGCAAGGATAATTGATGGTCCGGGGCCAGGTCCCTACTGCATTCTTGTACTTCCCTTTCCCGGGCCATCTTCAGAGGCACGTGCTGAGAAAAGTGCCCTGAATTACCTCTCTTTTGCCCCCTCTCCTCGGGCTTAGATACCCGGTCTACTCTCTCCTTTTTTACAGCCTCCCTCTTCTGTTTCTGAGCCTCTTCCATATTGATGTACTTCTCTGCCCAGGATAATAAGTCCTCGAAATCGCTGGGCACCTTCTTGGTCAGTGATTTGAAAAACTCACCCTCCCTTAAGCCTTGGGTAAATGCGGTAGTCTTTGTCTTAGTGGCACAAGTGGGGACATCCAGAGCCACTCGGTTGAATCTTCGAATATAAGCCCTTAAACTTTCCTCCGGGCTCTGCTTGACTTCGAAAAGACTGAAAGCAGTCTTCTTGTACTTTTTGCTGCTGCTGAAATGGTGCGAGAACAACTTCTGGAAATCTTTGAAAGAACTAATACTCTGGGGGGCCAAACCCTCAAACCATCTCTGAGCCGAACCTACCAATGTTGTTAGGAACACTTTACACTTTATTCTATCAGTGTAACAGTGCAGCATGGCCATGTTCTCAAATCTGGCCAAGTGTTCCTCAGGGTTATTTTGGCAGACTTGAAATTTTCAGGCAGGGGTTCTCGGACAATAATTTCAGCAAATGGGCATCCTCTAGTGATTGCCCGGGAAGTGCTCCGGTTCTCCAATTGTCCTTCCAGGACCTTCATTTTCTGCCTCAGCTCCAGCAACTCTTCTGCCATGGTTGGAGATTTGGACCCGGCACTGGAATCCTCAGCCTCCTATCTCTCCTCCTCCTCCCCCAACTCCTGCTCTTGCTCATGCTCACGCTCTTGTCTATTTCCGGGCGGTGTAACATGCTGAGAAAATTCTTTCCTGGCCATAGCTTGCTTCACTGCATCGGATATCATCTTTTTCAATTCTTCCGGGGTCATGGTAATGAGATTTGGCCCGGTGTTATTAACACCAACTTGTCTGGAGGTCTGCCCTCCATCTTCCTGGGCTCGAAAATTATCTTGGTTGGTTCTTCTCgtacgagccatatcaacgtcttgGACTCAAgtatttcccacagacggcgccaatgatgtgatctcTCTGAAATGAGTGAGCTGGGTAAGGAGCTCCGACGGATCAAACCAACAATTTATAGTGTTTGGgaattttgagtgaagataatggcggagattaacacctgcaaacaagaaagtaacttgtgaatgggcgccggaggggtgtccggcgtggtcactccgatgcttaagtcagcaggttgaagatgatcacaagcaatattttaaagaaaatatgtATAATGCTTAGAGTTTAAAGATTTTTTCAGGATCCTTTAATGACATTAatatctgctatttatagtagaagaaatggggtaggtacctcgattccagtgccacctactaagtatggcaagtcggttGCCCATACTCTAGCTTCTGATggcttctaggacactccaagcccaagttgttctgacagattagacggcctgtatcaatcaaactcGAGTGTGGTTCAATTCTCGAGGTAACCCAGGTAGTAGAGTTCCCGGCTCATTGGTATAGAGCCCGGGCTATGATGACTGCCCGGGGAGAGGAGAAGTGCTCGAGATGAGGAGATTTGCCCGGGTCCTCAGGAAAATGACTAGCTATTGGCTCTGTTTTGGGCTATCCAAATAACAAACCGAGTTGACGAGGATCCGgatccttatgggggtatcaaCTATAATTTATTTCGATCTGTAACTATTTTGTTAAGCGTAGTGCTAAAAAATAATGTTTGAGCTGCTATAGGAATTAACATATTTAAGTTGTATAATTCCAAATAGCTATAATTTTCGATTAAGCGACAAGTATTCGGTTCAATAATTAGTATCATAATCAATGTTATCTATTTGATTTATATAGGTTTCAAGCTAGTATAATTTTTCGGCAAAAACTTGtgcgagacggtctcacggatcatattttgtgagacgaatattttatttgggtcatccatgaaaaaatattactttttatgctaagagtattactttttattgtgaatatcgataggatctGTAATGCGTCAGTCGAAGTAAATGCTTCTTATGAGTCGTTGGATCTGTAATGCGTCGGTCGAAGTATTACCACCCCACTCTAGCAACGAAAAAAACCGAGAAGTACATCGATGTCACTATATTTTGTAATTAGATTTTAAaacttatattattattattattcaaaaatttgatgaggTAGTGTTGGTTAGAAGTCGGGGAAATGTTAGGGAAATGTTAATTTTATTTAGTTGAAATGTCGTCCAACTGCTATGCATAATTGAAAGTTAAAAAAATACGACTTCCTAAATTCCGTCACTTGAAGTTTGTGTAGGTGTAAAAACCTAAATATTTTTTAGAGTTGTAATTATTAATTGATCACATACATGTATATAATTATTTTCGAATtatgtaaaataataataaatttgaaaataataaataatacatggtatgcatgaaattttaaaagccaataaatacatgaaattcgAATTTCAGTGTAAGGTACACATTAAATTCGAAATTAAGGTTGTATATCAACCTAATTAGAAAGAAATATTGCATACAAGACAGTTTTCTCAACAAAGAAGCCAACAAATTTGCAGTATAATCCAGATACATTATGAATATGTAAAAGAAAGCAGTCTAAATTAACACATCCAGTCCACGAGTAAATTCGaaattaatatatggtatacACATTTTTGGCGTGATATTATGTTTGGAAAAAGAATATtgaattataaaataattatattgaaattatggAAGAAGGATCTCGAATTGGAAGGAATACCAATAAAATTATGGTAAGATTTTCATCAcccacctataaataccacacTATACCATTCGAAATTTCACATCATTCAATCACTCCACATTTTTTCGAAATTGTGCTCTCGAATTCTGTCGAATAGTAAAGCTTCGCTGCAGTCCATATCAAAGGAGAATTCGAAAAAATCCCAGTACACGGAACCCATCTACGTTTTTTTCATCCAGATATGAGGTAAGTGAGCTTATTTTAAAAGTATAATTTTCATTTATGCATTTTCGTTTTTTACTTAAATTTAATCGAGTGCAATTCTCCTTTACTCCCTTCTTGCTACGATTATCGTATGTTTTATGTGTTGACACTGTGATGATTCGACTGGATATAGGTGGAAATCCAAATATGAAATATGTTATAACACTTACACGGTGAGATTGTAAATGTTATATTGCCTCGTCTCCTTTTAGGAGTAAAAGTTATGGATTTATATAAGTAAACCATGAAAAATAGAGGAATCTCAGTGCCTAGGTCAAAAATATGATGATGAAATGAATTGTTCATGGCATGTTGTTTTCGAAATTTATGTATGTTGTTATGTATGTGCGCGAACGGCCCTCACTTACTGAGTGACGACTatatcactcaccccttacttgaCCACCCCAGATAATTCCGAAGAACATATCAAAGAAAAGGAGTCAGACCAGTTTTGAAGCTGGTGATAGATACACAAGAACATTAGTTTAAGTTTacgttttatttaatttgtaaaaCAGTTATGCATTATTTCCATCGTTTTAATTTATTCCATTGTAAGGACAATGTTATTTCTAtggaatttatgatataaactggttttggtttataaTGTATTAGGAGACTTGtttttttcgattgtgtgattgctAAACAACGTCAGTGTCGACTAACCCTGGTCTCGGGGCGTCACAGCAAGACCGAACGCTTGTCATTTTACCAAATGTTATGGTAACAGTGCAACTCTAgtattttaaatcgtacaacAACTCAAACATCACGTTTGGTTGCTTTATCCAGCAAAGACAACTATTGCATCAAACAATCTCCTTCCTAATAATTACACTCCTTTCAATCAATGTGAATAGAACCCATGACCTTGGCTCAAATATCAATTGTAGGACTGAACGCTTACCGCATTACAAAAAATTATAGCTGATGGTAACGATGAAACTCTAATATTTTAAACTGTACAACAGCTCAAGTATCACGTTTGATTGTTTTACCAACAGATAAAATTATTGTACCAACAGTTTGAACATTTGGCCCTCAACTTCACAATATATTCTATATTCAAGAAGTCATcctttaaattattaaaaaataaatatactgTGCAAGTAATAGAGATATCAAAACGGGTCAACCTAACCTGATCCGTCACAAATGCGAGGTGGCAAATGCTAGGTTGAATAAACCTCAACCTAACCTAAAATTTGGGTTGCGATTGACCctccatatttttttaaaaaataccaaaaaaattcAGCTtttataatacatatatattatgcATTATAGAATATATTTATCCAAATAGTTcaacaattaatattattaGTATGAGAGATTAAAAGTTCATAAAGTTTCTTTAAAAAATGAGTACACAGTTTAGCAAAAGTctaaaaaactaaataaataatataaatataaaattcatcaaAACCTATCAACCATCATTTCTCCAGCATATGCATATGAAATACACGAagataaaaacaattaaaacttaaaatctcaatgAACTAATATGTCAAGtaagtaaataatataaaatgacTCAAGTAATTCACGTATCTTCTTTCCTCTTGTCCAGTCGTCAATGCaaggaaaatatttataatgaatatatttttaatttttttaataaaaagacGAGCCAACCCGAATCCACTCAACTTAACCCATAACTCATTTTTATCCACTTCCAAATGAGTTGCTAAAACCTTAACTCAAATCACTTTTTTTTTTCCGTTAACGGGTTGAGTTGGTCTGAAGAAATCCTAAATAACATTCTCCTTGTGAATGCCCCACATAGGGATGGGTACGGTACGATATACCGTACCGAACTACggtaccgaattttcggtatgaaaaaagttcataccggtaccgtaccgacaccgaaaattttgtcggtataccgaatttaaatttaaaaaaaataataataaaaaactattttcggtatataccgaaataccgaaaaaaaatatattatgtacCGATATCGAtatcgaaaatttcggtacggtatcataccgtaccgaaattttcggtataccgattttttcggtaagttcggtattttttcggtACGATTTTTTGGTATTTCgatattttttcccaccccgCCCCCGCCCCAcgtatatattttgacatcaaaATAAGTACAGGCTTGGGAATCTGCAAGCATATTTAAAATCTTATTTCAAATCATAAATTTGACAACACATAAATTTCCAATATCGTCCTCATTTGTGACCaacatatacaataaatttGGGATTCAAGCTTCAGATCAAATCCGTCTAAATCTAccttattaaaaatatttataaaagtgagaaaaaatataccatgatttgatttttttaacttCATCGTTTCAAATTGCAGTTTTGTCCCTCAGTCATTTTTATAATTATGGTATGACCCCAATATAATCACGTCAAATTGCAGTATAACACTTAATTGCTTTCTTGTAATTATAATCTTACCTCTATatgaatataaatcaaattaataataaaaaaattgtccAAAAACACAGGGCGTGCGAGACACTCTATAATCTAGTCCTAAAGATGCCCACTATCATAATGAGATGAGTTGCAGATGATTATGGAACCAAAATTAAGGCAATATTTCAAACACCAGAGCTGGTCCTGGCAAGCCAAGAGAAGAGCAGGTAAAAGCGAGCCTGGGTAAAGAAAGAACACCATGTTTAAACCACCCCGAGCACGCATCAACCTAGGAAACCTATCAGACCACTATCAACTTGTACAAGCCCGGGCCCATGTCTTCAATCAGACAACATAAGAAGACTAAATCAATGGATCATGGACCATGTCCATCGATAATCAAGGAGCATGTTCCCATCCACAATCTCAGATCAGCGGAAGCCAAGATATGGGCCACGTCCTCACATCATGGTCATTACACGAGTATCTTAGAGTGGTCACCGACTTTGCTAcactataaatatttatagCAGGACAAAATTTCATTATCACAAGCACTCACTCTATATTCTTTTGAAAGCAATTTCTTTCATTTGTGCGGATATTAGACAGATTTGAGCATCAGAGTGGTCACGCCGAAAACCATTCTAGCATCCCACTAACTTTGTTTTCAAGTATGCAAACCATCCATCTCGGCTTCATTCTACTCGATCACCAGAACTCACAAGGAGGGAACACATCTCTTCCCGACAAATTGTCCACACAGCTCACCCAATTTCATGAGCAGCATCATTGGCGCCTTCTATGTGAAATcagatctatatatataaatatggttTTCACTTGAAAATTATCTAAAGGAATCTATCTGGAAAGGAGATCTCAGACTCAAGGGTCCCTTGGGGCAATCCGCCCCCTAACGGTCCTCAGCAAACCATCATTATCGCTCTTGAAGAGCTAACCCAATGGATCACATCGGTTGTTCAGGAGGGTATTGCATGGAAATTACCCCCCAAAAAGAGCTATTTACACGAGCATGAAGAATTTGAAGACGAATCTCATTCTCGGGACAAGTCTAAAAAGAAGGATGATAGTTCTCAGGTGGGTTCAAAGATATGGCCGAGGAGTTGGAAGAACCGAGGAAGAAGGTGAAGAGGCTAGAAAGATAGGTCGAGTCTTCCTGGACTTTCCAAACCCAGTCGAGGGGATGTCCTTTCTCTTCCCAAATAGTGATTGGGCCCTTACCCATTTACTACAAGTCAACTAAGATCAGGGATTATGGTGGAAATATTGATCCACAGGAACACCTGACCTCGTTCGAGAACATGATCATGTTGCACTTCTATGAAGACAGAATCAAGTGCAAAGCTTTTCTAACCATACTGGTGGACTCTGCCTAGCATTGGTTTGAGAAGCCCGAACCTCAAAGCGTCCATTCCATCGAATACTTCAAGCACATCTTCTTGCATCACTTTAGCAGCAACAAGAAGTATAAAAAGATTGTATTTAGCCTATTCGAAGTGAAGCAAAACATGGATGAATCATTGAGGGCATACATCCGTCGGTTTAATAAAACGGTATGGGAGGTATCATCCTGTGCCCTCGAGAATAAAATTACAGCTTTCACTCAGGGGCTCTGGGAAGGATATTTCTTCCGGTCCCTAGTGAAAAAGTTGCACCGGGACTTTGAAGATCTTTTGTCCTGGGTAGAAAAAGTACATCAAATGGAGGAGATCCAGTGATAGAAAAGAGAAACTAtgaaaaagaaagaagagaCCGGGCAGGAAGGGTGGAGGACCGGGAACAGAGAGGAAATCTTTTAAGGCGTTTCTCCCAATATATGCCTTTGAAGGTTTTGAGAAATCAGGTAGTACACATCTGCGATGATGACAAGACTGTACCAAAGACCTCACCGCCACCCCATGACCAACAGATGTCAGTTAAATTCTGTGCGTACCACCAAAAATGTGCTCATGATACGTAGGAGTCATGAGGCCCTGACATATTATTTAAAACAAGAGCCTCATATTGGTTCTAAGTCCGGGTTCCCTGAGATTCCATCTGTTCGGGTGAGGCACATTACTTTTATGATCAATTGACATTAAATgttctaaaatttttaagatAGTTTGAATACTCAAGGGTGCACGGGTTATACGAGCCCATCTCAGAGGGCCCACAACAATTAGAATTTTTTTACGATTTTTAAGGTTATTTGAATACTCAGTCATTAATGGGGTTGGAAAGAGGCTTGTGTCTGGGTTATACCTTCCCAACCCAGAAGGCTCGGTTAATTTGTCTGGGTTATACCATTCCAACCCAGAAGGCTCGGTTAATTTGCAAcacttacaattttttttattacaatattTTTAAGGTTATTTGGATGCTCAGTCGTTAATGAGGTTCGATGGAGGCTGGGTGCCCGGGTTATACCACCCCATCCCAAACTTAGAGAATTTTCCTTATGCGATATGTTTTGATCAGCCCTATCAacttaaagaaaaacaaaagaGAGGATATTAGCTATGAATgaacaatatttttattgataataaAGATAAGTACAAAGAAAAGCTCGAAGCCTGGAATTACGAAACATATTCTACTTTCTCCATGTTCTCAGGCTCGGCATCATCAGCGACCTTCTCCCCTATCTCTTTAGCAACCTCGTCCAGTAGGGATTTAATGGCCTTATCAAAATTGGGGAAGTTCTCCTTATTTGTCGGAATGAGACCTACCTCTTCAAACTGTTTCCTATATTGTTGGAAGCCCGTGTGGAAGAAAGAGTAGCCTTTGTTGTATACAGTTTGTTGAAACTTCTTGGACAAGAGGAAGGTCGCCCGccattcttcatcaaatttttgccTACTCTTCAAGGTTGGCACCGCAGCATTTGCTTGGGCCGTCAAAGCAATGACTCATCCTTGGCCTCCCGAGCCCACACTTTGGAGGCCTCAAGTTCATTTTCCGCAGCCTCCACCCTCACTCGGGAGTTTTATGTGTATGCTTGGGCCATCTCTAAATTAGCTTGGGCCGCGCCCAGTTGCTAATAGGCCACCTCCAAAGCGCTTTTAGCCCGTCTACTATTTGCTCGTGCATACTTTGGGCCCTGGATAACTTGCTCTGAAGTTGGGCATAAAGTTCCCCAGAGGTCTGATCCTGGTCCGTCTCTAGTCGGGTTAGGAAGACGACATCCTCGTAGGAATCTATCAGCATCCAGATGCCGAGCACAAGTATAGAAAGTGTTAGAAAATTTTTGTTAAGGAAACCAAAGGGAATAGAAGGAAAAAAGGACTTACCGGGAATGCCCCGGTGGTGCCTCGAAGAACTTTTGGCCATAACTTAGACTCAGGAGATGGGCATGCTTAGCCGGTGAAGTCAGGCTCTTCACCAGGCGGACCCC from the Primulina tabacum isolate GXHZ01 chromosome 8, ASM2559414v2, whole genome shotgun sequence genome contains:
- the LOC142554717 gene encoding uncharacterized protein LOC142554717; translated protein: MAMLHCYTDRIKCKVFLTTLVGSAQRWFEGLAPQSISSFKDFQKLFSHHFSSSKKYKKTAFSLFEVKQSPEESLRAYIRRFNRVALDVPTCATKTKTTAFTQGLREGEFFKSLTKKVPSDFEDLLSWAEKYINMEEAQKQKREAVKKERVDRVSKPEERGQKRGNSGHFSQHVPLKMAREREVQECSRDLAPDHQLSLPEKRGFCTFHKVCYHNTEDCKTLKGNYALPSIPGPSHNNQRPRLPPWTSRQPGSSARGGGMRNNPRSEPGRRREPEPERKNNSPPATGLIKMISGGSTDGDSNRARKSRSRRECMEVEGARRNETVISFGPEDLIGVNLPHNDALVIQARVENYDILRVFVDSGSSVNVIFKDAFSQMDLQGFHLEAVKTALFGFAGHVVYPEGEIVLPLTLGSQDLKKTVMTSFTVVDSPSSYNIILGRPAMNELRAVASTYHQKIKFPVGARV